The following coding sequences are from one uncultured Cohaesibacter sp. window:
- the recR gene encoding recombination mediator RecR yields the protein MANQMAGPEIEKLIKLLARLPGLGPRSARRVGLHLIKNKDQLLVPLSEAMADAVDKVKVCEVCGNIDSMSPCTICTDTRRDPTLLVVVEDVSDLWALERASVLNAAYHVLGGTLSPLDGVGPDDLNIAGLLARTAKGEIREIILAVNATVEGQTTAHYITDQLQAQAKELKQSNPDYEPVKISQLAHGVPIGGELDYLDEGTLLQAMRSRKEFG from the coding sequence ATGGCCAATCAGATGGCAGGGCCGGAAATCGAGAAACTGATCAAGCTGCTGGCGCGTCTGCCCGGTTTGGGGCCACGCTCCGCCCGCCGCGTCGGGCTGCATCTCATCAAGAACAAGGATCAGTTGCTGGTGCCGCTCTCCGAGGCCATGGCGGACGCCGTTGACAAGGTCAAAGTCTGTGAAGTCTGTGGCAACATCGATAGCATGAGCCCTTGCACCATCTGTACGGACACGCGCCGCGATCCCACCCTTTTGGTGGTGGTCGAGGATGTCTCGGATCTCTGGGCGCTGGAGCGGGCCTCGGTTCTCAACGCTGCCTATCACGTCCTTGGCGGCACCCTTTCGCCGCTCGATGGCGTCGGACCGGATGATCTCAACATCGCGGGCTTGCTTGCACGCACGGCCAAAGGCGAGATAAGGGAAATCATTCTCGCCGTCAACGCCACGGTCGAGGGCCAGACCACGGCCCACTATATCACCGATCAGTTGCAGGCTCAGGCAAAAGAGCTCAAGCAGTCCAATCCGGATTACGAGCCAGTCAAGATCTCCCAGCTCGCCCATGGCGTGCCCATCGGTGGCGAGCTAGACTATCTCGACGAAGGCACGCTGTTGCAGGCCATGCGCAGCCGCAAGGAATTCGGCTAG
- a CDS encoding DUF1868 domain-containing protein: protein MTLQTLPHHLHGFSQSFNQSPLRHLGTRYSADGVFLEEPGNTIVCHLESGSMSAQAVIGARARMQSLPEADKLAFTAESSLHMTLFQGIIEYRRKLPFWPEDVALDTPIDEMTEIFLNRLEGFEAPDSFKVEVIGATPNGLSVDGLTNADRKAMKVWRDRLADVFGYRHPDHDSYGFHITFAYVVARFSDEAMFAWHKGLVEILEDLQEAAPIIELEPPAFCSFVDMNHFERLKVLA from the coding sequence ATGACCCTTCAGACTCTTCCGCACCATCTGCATGGCTTCTCGCAGTCGTTCAATCAATCGCCGTTGCGCCATCTTGGCACCCGCTACAGCGCAGATGGCGTATTTCTTGAAGAGCCGGGCAACACGATTGTCTGCCATCTGGAAAGCGGATCGATGTCAGCGCAGGCCGTGATCGGCGCGCGCGCGCGGATGCAGTCTCTGCCGGAAGCGGACAAGCTGGCTTTCACCGCCGAGTCCAGCCTGCACATGACGCTGTTTCAGGGCATCATCGAATATCGCCGCAAGCTGCCCTTCTGGCCCGAGGATGTGGCCCTCGACACGCCAATCGACGAGATGACCGAGATCTTTCTCAATCGGCTGGAAGGGTTTGAAGCGCCGGATAGCTTCAAGGTTGAGGTTATTGGAGCGACCCCCAACGGGCTGTCGGTGGACGGGTTGACCAACGCGGATCGCAAGGCGATGAAAGTCTGGCGTGATCGTCTGGCCGACGTCTTCGGCTATCGCCATCCGGACCACGACAGCTATGGCTTTCACATCACCTTTGCCTACGTGGTGGCTCGCTTCAGCGATGAGGCGATGTTTGCCTGGCACAAGGGTCTTGTTGAGATCCTGGAAGATCTGCAGGAAGCCGCACCGATCATCGAACTGGAGCCACCTGCCTTCTGCTCTTTTGTCGACATGAACCACTTCGAAAGGCTGAAGGTACTGGCCTAG
- the def gene encoding peptide deformylase, with protein MALLDIVTLPDPMLREQSAPVERVDDDLRRLVENMFETMYNAPGIGLAGIQVGVPLRIFTMDCAKDGDEKTPICMINPEILWQSDDLSSYEEGCLSIPDYYAEVERPASVRFRYLDQFGKEQEMLCEGLDATCAQHEFDHLNGALFIDYISKLRRDRVIKKFAKLAKQKDKSGVL; from the coding sequence ATGGCACTGTTGGATATCGTTACATTGCCGGATCCGATGCTGCGAGAGCAGTCTGCTCCGGTTGAGCGCGTGGATGATGATCTGCGTCGCCTTGTCGAAAACATGTTTGAAACCATGTACAACGCCCCGGGCATTGGTCTGGCTGGCATCCAGGTCGGTGTGCCCTTGCGCATCTTCACCATGGACTGCGCCAAGGACGGTGACGAGAAGACGCCGATCTGCATGATCAACCCGGAAATCCTCTGGCAATCGGACGATCTCAGCTCTTACGAGGAAGGCTGCCTGTCGATCCCCGACTATTATGCCGAGGTAGAGCGCCCCGCGTCCGTCAGGTTCCGCTATCTCGACCAGTTCGGCAAGGAGCAGGAAATGCTCTGCGAAGGACTTGATGCCACCTGTGCACAACATGAATTCGACCATCTCAACGGTGCGCTGTTCATCGACTATATCTCCAAACTGCGTCGCGACCGGGTGATCAAGAAATTCGCCAAACTAGCCAAGCAGAAAGACAAGTCGGGCGTGCTCTGA
- the fmt gene encoding methionyl-tRNA formyltransferase — translation MRVIFMGTPDFSVPTLMEIVGQGHEVVAVYSQPPRPAGRGMEERKSPVHEAAERLGLPVFTPTSLKSGDEQEQFRALDADVAVVVAYGLLLPKAILEAPRDGCLNLHGSLLPRWRGAAPIQRAIMAGDAETGVQVMRMDEGLDTGDVAMSETIQITETMTAQDLHDRMMVLGADLMVRALAALSRGGLTSRPQDSEGVTYAKKIDKAESRIDFSAPATDVHNKIRGLSPFPGAWCEMTIRGKAQRVKILRSASAEGKGEPGALLDDAMTVACGEGAVRLIELQRAGKGAMKAEDFQRGADLKVGDVIA, via the coding sequence CTGCGCGTCATCTTTATGGGTACCCCGGATTTCTCGGTGCCGACCCTGATGGAAATCGTCGGGCAGGGCCACGAGGTCGTCGCGGTCTACAGCCAGCCGCCAAGACCCGCTGGACGCGGCATGGAAGAGCGCAAGTCTCCGGTGCATGAGGCGGCAGAACGTCTCGGCCTGCCGGTCTTCACACCGACATCGCTGAAATCCGGAGACGAGCAGGAACAATTCCGTGCGCTCGACGCCGATGTGGCGGTCGTTGTCGCCTATGGCCTGCTGCTGCCGAAGGCCATTCTCGAAGCGCCGCGTGATGGTTGCCTCAACCTGCACGGCTCGCTTTTGCCCCGCTGGCGAGGCGCGGCCCCGATCCAGCGCGCCATCATGGCCGGTGACGCCGAGACCGGCGTTCAGGTCATGCGCATGGACGAGGGCCTTGACACCGGCGATGTTGCCATGTCCGAGACGATCCAGATTACCGAGACCATGACGGCACAGGATCTGCATGATCGCATGATGGTGCTCGGTGCCGATCTGATGGTCCGCGCTCTGGCGGCCCTGTCGCGAGGGGGCCTGACCTCGCGCCCACAAGATAGCGAAGGCGTGACCTACGCCAAGAAGATCGACAAGGCGGAAAGCCGCATCGATTTCTCTGCTCCCGCGACCGACGTGCACAACAAGATCCGCGGCCTGTCTCCCTTCCCCGGAGCATGGTGCGAGATGACCATTCGCGGCAAGGCCCAGCGGGTCAAGATCCTGCGTTCTGCTTCTGCCGAGGGCAAGGGCGAGCCCGGCGCTTTGCTTGATGATGCCATGACGGTTGCCTGTGGCGAGGGGGCTGTGCGCCTCATCGAGCTGCAACGGGCCGGCAAGGGTGCCATGAAGGCCGAAGACTTCCAGCGCGGCGCAGACCTCAAGGTCGGCGACGTCATTGCCTGA
- the truA gene encoding tRNA pseudouridine(38-40) synthase TruA, whose product MPRFKLLIEYDGRPFSGWQRQDNAPSVMGLIEESLFKFARERVTLFGAGRTDSGVHAIGQVAHFDLERDWHSQKIKEALNHFLKETGVAILDSWKVTEDFDSRFLASKRYYRYRICNRRAPLTFEIGRAWQYSYPIDIDLMQQGADQLVGHYDFTTFRATACQAKSPWRTMESLKVSREGEWVYLDAMSRSFLHNQIRSFVGSLVEVGAARKPVGWITEILNARDRRACGPVAPPDGLYLTQVDYPEDVDYLVQEEPWTGHTKD is encoded by the coding sequence ATGCCACGCTTCAAGCTTCTCATCGAATATGACGGACGCCCCTTTTCAGGCTGGCAGCGTCAGGACAATGCCCCCAGCGTCATGGGGCTGATTGAGGAGTCTCTTTTCAAGTTCGCCCGCGAGCGCGTCACCCTGTTTGGCGCAGGTCGCACCGATTCCGGCGTCCATGCCATCGGGCAGGTGGCCCATTTCGATCTCGAGCGTGACTGGCACAGCCAGAAGATCAAGGAAGCGCTCAATCATTTCCTCAAGGAGACGGGTGTTGCCATCCTCGACAGCTGGAAGGTGACGGAGGACTTCGACAGCCGTTTTCTGGCCTCCAAACGTTATTATCGCTATCGGATCTGCAACCGTCGTGCGCCACTCACCTTCGAGATCGGTCGCGCATGGCAATATAGCTATCCCATCGATATCGACCTGATGCAGCAGGGGGCCGATCAGTTGGTCGGTCACTATGACTTCACCACCTTTCGCGCCACCGCCTGTCAGGCTAAGAGCCCTTGGCGCACGATGGAAAGCCTCAAGGTCAGCCGGGAAGGGGAATGGGTCTATCTCGACGCCATGTCACGTTCCTTCCTGCACAACCAGATCCGCTCCTTCGTCGGCTCGCTGGTCGAGGTTGGCGCGGCACGAAAACCGGTGGGATGGATCACCGAGATCCTCAACGCCCGTGACCGCCGCGCCTGTGGGCCCGTTGCCCCACCGGACGGGCTCTATCTCACGCAGGTAGACTATCCTGAGGACGTCGATTATCTCGTCCAAGAGGAACCGTGGACGGGCCACACAAAGGACTGA
- the dapE gene encoding succinyl-diaminopimelate desuccinylase, protein MTKAPSALEITQKLVQCPSVTPKEAGAMAYLDTLLSPLGFLVHRPVFTDQGTPDVENLFAKISGGEGPHLTFAGHADVVPTGDETLWSVPPFAGEVRDGQLYGRGTSDMKGGIGAFIAAVLKYIELHGEPHGTISLLITGDEEGPAINGTVKLMQWAADRGERFNDAIVGEPTNPEAMGDAIKIGRRGSQSGTLTVMGQQGHVAYPHLAHNPVPVLAKAVSCLSSAVLDHGTDHFQPTNLEFVSMDVGNETWNLIPKAASARFNVRYNDLWDADKIADLVLSRAKESLPSEDFHVVLEMEPAMSQAFLTRSEKLINGFSAAVAKVTGKMPEHSTDGGTSDARFIKDYCPVIEFGLVGKTMHKIDEHIALDDLQTLSDIYYEYLMSYFPPQG, encoded by the coding sequence ATGACCAAAGCCCCCTCTGCTCTGGAAATCACCCAGAAACTCGTTCAGTGCCCCAGCGTCACGCCCAAGGAAGCCGGGGCCATGGCCTATCTCGACACCCTGCTCAGCCCACTGGGGTTTCTGGTTCACCGCCCAGTCTTCACAGACCAGGGCACGCCGGACGTTGAAAACCTGTTCGCCAAGATCAGTGGCGGCGAAGGCCCGCATCTGACCTTTGCCGGTCATGCGGATGTTGTCCCGACCGGTGATGAGACCCTGTGGTCTGTTCCACCCTTTGCTGGCGAAGTGAGAGACGGACAACTTTATGGTCGTGGCACGTCGGACATGAAGGGTGGCATCGGAGCCTTCATCGCGGCGGTTCTGAAATATATCGAGCTGCATGGTGAACCACACGGCACGATTTCTCTGCTGATCACCGGCGATGAAGAAGGTCCGGCGATCAACGGCACGGTCAAACTGATGCAATGGGCTGCGGATCGCGGCGAGCGGTTCAATGATGCCATCGTCGGCGAGCCGACCAACCCCGAGGCCATGGGCGACGCCATCAAGATTGGCCGCCGCGGCAGCCAGTCCGGCACCCTGACCGTGATGGGCCAACAGGGCCATGTGGCCTATCCGCATCTGGCGCACAATCCGGTTCCCGTTCTGGCCAAGGCCGTGTCCTGCCTGAGCTCAGCCGTCCTTGATCACGGCACGGATCATTTCCAGCCGACAAACCTTGAGTTTGTTTCCATGGATGTGGGCAACGAGACATGGAACCTCATCCCCAAGGCCGCATCCGCCCGGTTCAACGTGCGCTACAATGACCTTTGGGACGCGGACAAGATTGCCGATCTGGTGCTGTCCCGCGCCAAGGAAAGCCTGCCGTCCGAGGATTTCCACGTTGTGCTCGAAATGGAACCGGCAATGAGTCAGGCTTTCCTGACCCGGTCTGAAAAACTGATCAATGGCTTCAGCGCTGCCGTTGCCAAGGTGACAGGCAAAATGCCGGAGCATTCCACTGACGGTGGCACGTCCGACGCCCGCTTCATCAAGGACTATTGCCCGGTGATCGAATTCGGCCTTGTCGGCAAGACCATGCACAAGATCGACGAACATATCGCGCTAGACGATCTGCAGACCCTCTCAGATATCTATTACGAGTATTTGATGAGCTACTTCCCGCCGCAAGGCTAG